AATTCCGCGGCTGTTTTCTCCTTTAGTTTTTCGGCGTCATCGGGAGCGTAGGCATGCATTACCGCCAAGTGTACCGGTCTCTGTCCCGCGCTACCCCTCATTATCTCCAGGAGTCGGTCTATGCCATGTTCCCGGTTTCTAACCACTCCTTTGAAAACTATGGCGCCGGAGGAGCTGGTGAGAATCGGTTTGATGCTGAGCATAGCGCCTACCTGGGAAGCTATTTTAGGTATGCGACCGGTGCGGTAGACATGGCGGATGGTGTCCAGGAGGATAACAAAGGTGACCTTGTCTCTTACTGCTTCAGCTATCTTGACCACCTCGTCAAGGTCTTTCCCGGCGGCGGCAGCCCGTGCCGCTGCCAGGGCGATGAAACCCTCGGCGGCGGTGACATTCAGGGAATCGAGGACGGTTATTGAGGTCTGTGGTAGCTCGGCTTCAGCCTGTTCCCGGGCGACACGTGCCATATCATAGCCGGTGCTGAGCCTGGAGGAGATGGTGACGCAGAGGACGTTTGGCGCTATCCGGCTGGCCTCGTGGTAGGCTTCCAGGTAGTGTCCGGGGGATGACGGCGACGTGTTGAAACTTGCGGGGTCCTGCAGGAACATCCGGTAAGCCTGGGACGGGGTCATGTCCACCAGGTCACGGTAGACCTTACCCTGAACCAGCAGCCTGACAGGTACAATCCCAATCCGGTACTGCTCTACGAGTTCCCTGGTCAGGCAAGCTACGCTGTCAGTGACAATAGCGACCTTCTGCATCAGGACCCCCCCTGAATGGCGGTATCCTAAGATGATGGTCTTAAAGAGGCGGGGCTGCCGTGGGAGGCTACCATGTCCGGAAAAATTGAGGGGATTGCCAAACGGCGGCGGATGCTTTCTTTATCAATTGAACCGCTGCCTGTCCTCGGTAGAGAATCGATGAATATGACCTGTTTCGGTACTTTATAATTGACCATGCGTTCGATGCAGAACTGTTTTATTTCTCCCTCGGTGGCTACCGCTCCCTCTTTCAGGCTGATAACCACGCCGACGACTTCTCCCCGCAGCCTGTCGGGAAGACCAATCGCAGCCGCGTCCGCTACTTTGGGATGACTCAGTAAGGTGCTCTCAATGTCACCGGGGCATACATTCTGCCCTTTGATAATGAT
Above is a window of Dehalococcoidales bacterium DNA encoding:
- a CDS encoding DegV family protein, coding for MQKVAIVTDSVACLTRELVEQYRIGIVPVRLLVQGKVYRDLVDMTPSQAYRMFLQDPASFNTSPSSPGHYLEAYHEASRIAPNVLCVTISSRLSTGYDMARVAREQAEAELPQTSITVLDSLNVTAAEGFIALAAARAAAAGKDLDEVVKIAEAVRDKVTFVILLDTIRHVYRTGRIPKIASQVGAMLSIKPILTSSSGAIVFKGVVRNREHGIDRLLEIMRGSAGQRPVHLAVMHAYAPDDAEKLKEKTAAEFDYAELWITEFSPVMGYATGTGTLGFAF